From the genome of Leptolyngbya iicbica LK, one region includes:
- a CDS encoding class I SAM-dependent methyltransferase, translating to MSDSQQISAAVAKLYDTYPFPPEPLLDEPPPGYNWRWNWLTAYAFCTGQKPPRQDVRILDAGCGTGVGTEYLVHLNPEATVTGIDLSAGALAVAKERCQKSGATRAEFHHLSLFDAEQLPGEFDLINCVGVLHHTPDPIGGIQALAKKLAPGGLLHVFVYGELGRWEIKLMQEAIALLQGDRRGDYTDGVAIGRQIFAHLPENNRLRQREQERWSLENQRDECFADMYVHPQEIDYNINTVFDLIDASGLEFVGLSNPHAWDLKRLVGTAPELMERAQGLSDRDRYRLIELLDPGNVTHYEFFLARPPLPKQTWQDDATLLKAIPEPSPCLESWEHSPQFFNQDYQLVTLEQAPWEFLVASGKASGQQSVGEILATVDCTLDDVRSLQQQQYLLLTPGS from the coding sequence ATGTCAGACTCCCAGCAGATCAGCGCCGCCGTTGCCAAGCTCTACGACACGTACCCCTTTCCGCCAGAACCGCTGTTGGACGAGCCGCCCCCTGGCTACAACTGGCGCTGGAATTGGCTCACGGCCTACGCCTTTTGTACGGGCCAAAAGCCGCCCCGCCAGGATGTGCGCATTCTCGATGCCGGTTGCGGCACCGGCGTCGGCACCGAATATTTAGTGCATCTCAATCCTGAAGCCACTGTGACCGGCATTGATTTGAGTGCCGGAGCCCTCGCGGTCGCGAAAGAACGCTGCCAGAAATCGGGAGCCACGCGGGCCGAGTTTCATCACCTCAGTTTGTTTGATGCCGAGCAGTTGCCGGGGGAATTTGACCTCATCAATTGCGTCGGGGTGTTGCATCACACGCCTGATCCCATTGGCGGCATTCAAGCCCTGGCGAAAAAGCTGGCCCCTGGCGGCTTGCTGCACGTCTTTGTGTATGGTGAACTCGGTCGCTGGGAAATCAAGTTAATGCAGGAGGCGATCGCGCTGCTGCAGGGAGATCGCCGGGGCGATTATACCGATGGGGTCGCGATCGGTCGCCAAATTTTTGCCCACCTGCCCGAAAACAACCGCTTGCGGCAGCGCGAGCAAGAGCGCTGGTCGTTGGAAAATCAGCGGGATGAATGCTTCGCTGACATGTACGTCCATCCCCAAGAAATCGACTACAACATCAATACTGTGTTTGACTTGATTGATGCCTCGGGGTTGGAATTCGTCGGCTTGTCGAATCCCCATGCGTGGGATCTCAAGCGTCTGGTTGGCACGGCTCCCGAGTTGATGGAGCGGGCGCAGGGGCTGAGCGATCGCGATCGTTATCGGCTGATCGAACTCCTCGACCCTGGTAACGTCACCCACTACGAATTCTTCTTAGCCCGCCCCCCGTTGCCCAAACAAACCTGGCAGGACGATGCCACCTTGCTAAAGGCCATCCCCGAACCCAGTCCCTGCCTGGAAAGTTGGGAACACAGCCCCCAATTTTTCAACCAGGACTATCAACTGGTGACCTTGGAACAGGCTCCGTGGGAGTTTCTCGTCGCCTCGGGTAAAGCATCCGGCCAACAATCTGTCGGGGAGATTTTGGCCACCGTTGACTGTACTTTGGACGACGTGCGATCGCTCCAGCAACAGCAGTACCTTCTGCTCACGCCAGGATCATGA
- a CDS encoding ABC transporter permease, producing the protein MTALDRKLIRDLLHLRGQVIAIVLIVACGIASMVTMLSAYDSLKLTQQTYYDQYRFADVFVQLKRAPEHLRDRIQAIPGVQQVQTRVVRDVIIDVPGLEEPATGRLISIPEQRPPQLNGLALREGRYINPGRRDEVMVSETFAAANDLAIGDTLGAVINGRWQNLRIVGTALSPEYVYEIRGTDLVPDNQRFGVIWMGRQALGTAFDMDGAFNDANLLLTKGASEPAVIFQLDRLLEPYGGLGAYGRRDQISHRFLSDEITSLRATAVIMPIIFLGIAAFLLNLLLARLVSTQRDQIAVLKAFGYSNGDVGWHYLKLVTLVVLAGTLLGLGLGLWMGEAVTRNYANYYHFPVLTFEVEPSLVIISLAVSLAAALTGAFVAVQQAVRLPPAEAMRPEPPAQFRPTLVEQLGLQRCFSPAGRIILRNVERQPIKAGLTILGLSLAVAILVVGNSFSDAINYLIRVQFYEIQQEDITLTFTEPLSGSAQFDLHHLPGVIRVEPFRAVPARLRFQQRTYLGGLTGLPAEGSLRRLMDRDLNLLTLPTQGVLLTDKLADILGVQPGDTLTVEVLEGARPQREVPVVGLVKEWVGVAAYMNLSALNQLMREDTALSGAYLTVEPASLEAIYAELKVTPAVASVALRQNSLDRFEETISGNLAVFTTVIAMFATIIAFGVVYNAARIALSERGRELATLRIMGFSRAEVGFILLGEQALLLGVAIPLGCALGFGLAALMSVAYDTELYRWPLVVSRATYGLAIAIIAIAALISGGLILRQITRLDLVAVLKTRE; encoded by the coding sequence ATGACTGCTCTCGATCGCAAACTCATCCGTGACCTGCTACACCTGCGGGGCCAGGTGATTGCGATCGTGCTGATTGTGGCTTGCGGCATTGCCAGCATGGTCACGATGCTGAGCGCCTACGATTCCCTCAAGCTGACCCAGCAGACCTATTACGACCAATATCGCTTTGCCGATGTGTTTGTGCAGCTCAAGCGGGCACCCGAACATTTGCGCGATCGCATCCAGGCCATTCCTGGCGTGCAGCAGGTGCAAACGCGGGTGGTGCGCGATGTCATTATCGATGTCCCTGGCCTAGAAGAACCAGCAACGGGACGGTTAATTAGCATCCCCGAGCAGCGCCCCCCTCAGTTGAATGGCCTGGCCCTACGGGAGGGCCGTTATATCAACCCAGGGCGGCGGGATGAGGTGATGGTGAGTGAAACCTTTGCGGCGGCTAATGATCTCGCGATCGGCGACACCCTAGGCGCTGTCATCAATGGGCGGTGGCAAAACTTACGCATTGTCGGCACAGCGCTCTCCCCCGAATATGTGTACGAAATTCGCGGCACAGATTTAGTGCCGGACAATCAGCGCTTTGGGGTGATCTGGATGGGGCGGCAGGCCTTAGGCACCGCCTTTGACATGGATGGCGCGTTTAACGATGCCAATCTGCTGCTGACGAAAGGAGCCAGCGAACCCGCTGTCATTTTCCAGCTCGATCGCCTGTTGGAACCCTATGGCGGGTTGGGTGCCTATGGTCGCCGCGACCAAATTTCCCACCGCTTTTTGTCAGACGAAATCACCAGCCTGCGGGCCACTGCCGTGATCATGCCCATCATCTTTTTGGGCATTGCCGCCTTTTTGCTGAACTTACTGCTGGCGCGGCTCGTCAGCACCCAACGTGACCAAATCGCCGTGCTCAAGGCGTTTGGGTACAGCAATGGGGATGTGGGCTGGCATTATCTCAAGCTGGTGACGTTGGTGGTGTTAGCGGGTACCTTGCTGGGCTTGGGCCTGGGCCTGTGGATGGGCGAAGCCGTCACCCGCAACTATGCCAATTATTACCACTTCCCGGTGTTGACCTTCGAGGTGGAACCCAGCCTGGTCATCATCTCCCTCGCGGTGAGCTTGGCGGCGGCACTTACCGGAGCGTTTGTTGCGGTGCAACAAGCGGTGCGTCTGCCCCCCGCCGAGGCGATGCGGCCCGAGCCCCCTGCCCAATTTCGTCCCACCTTGGTGGAGCAGTTGGGCTTACAGCGCTGCTTTTCCCCTGCTGGACGCATCATTTTGCGGAATGTAGAACGCCAGCCCATTAAAGCGGGTTTGACGATTTTGGGCTTGTCCCTAGCCGTGGCGATCCTCGTGGTGGGCAATTCTTTTAGCGATGCGATCAACTATTTGATTCGGGTGCAGTTCTACGAGATTCAGCAAGAGGACATCACCCTCACCTTTACGGAACCGCTATCCGGCAGTGCTCAATTTGACTTGCACCATTTGCCGGGGGTAATTCGGGTCGAACCGTTTCGGGCCGTCCCGGCGCGGTTGCGGTTTCAGCAGCGGACCTATCTGGGGGGCCTGACGGGGTTGCCCGCCGAGGGCAGCTTGCGTCGCCTGATGGATCGTGATTTGAACTTGTTAACATTGCCCACCCAAGGGGTGCTGCTGACCGACAAGCTGGCGGACATCCTCGGGGTGCAGCCGGGCGACACCCTCACCGTTGAGGTGTTAGAGGGGGCACGTCCCCAGCGTGAAGTGCCCGTGGTGGGCTTGGTCAAAGAATGGGTGGGGGTGGCAGCTTATATGAATTTGTCGGCGCTGAATCAGCTAATGAGAGAAGACACAGCGCTCTCGGGGGCCTACCTGACGGTCGAGCCAGCCTCTCTGGAGGCCATCTATGCCGAGCTGAAGGTGACGCCCGCCGTTGCTAGTGTTGCCCTGCGGCAAAACAGTCTCGATCGCTTTGAAGAAACCATCTCCGGCAACTTAGCCGTATTCACCACGGTGATTGCGATGTTTGCCACGATCATTGCCTTTGGGGTGGTTTACAACGCTGCCCGCATTGCCTTATCAGAGCGGGGGCGCGAGTTAGCGACCCTGCGCATCATGGGCTTTTCGCGGGCGGAAGTGGGCTTCATTCTGCTGGGCGAACAGGCGCTACTGTTGGGCGTGGCCATCCCTCTGGGCTGTGCCCTGGGCTTTGGCCTGGCGGCATTGATGAGTGTGGCTTACGATACGGAGCTCTATCGCTGGCCGCTGGTAGTGAGTCGGGCGACCTACGGCCTGGCGATCGCCATCATTGCGATCGCGGCCCTGATTTCCGGCGGGTTGATTTTACGGCAGATCACCCGCCTCGACCTCGTTGCCGTGTTGAAAACCCGTGAGTAA
- a CDS encoding TenA family transcriptional regulator, with protein MVLTCEGLLSTYPEAWQAATVHPFLTQCQQGTIRPAQFNTWLVQDYLFVTQFTRFVGRTLAAAPDEHLDILLSGLNALQDELNWFREKAAERSLDLSTPRQMTCQIYCEFMGSLVNAPYAVQATALWAIEYAYNQGWQLPGPMPAPYTEFADRWGNPGFTDYVKLLANQADTVLAIAPPGEQAAAETAFLRVAALEKDFWQMAYNAAV; from the coding sequence ATGGTTTTGACGTGTGAAGGGTTGCTCTCTACTTATCCGGAGGCGTGGCAGGCGGCGACGGTGCATCCGTTTTTGACGCAGTGCCAGCAGGGCACGATTCGTCCGGCTCAGTTCAATACTTGGCTGGTGCAGGATTATTTATTCGTGACGCAGTTCACCCGGTTTGTAGGGCGGACATTGGCGGCGGCCCCCGATGAGCACTTGGATATTTTGCTCAGTGGCTTGAATGCCCTACAGGATGAGCTGAACTGGTTTCGGGAAAAAGCGGCGGAGCGATCGCTCGATTTAAGCACCCCACGCCAAATGACCTGCCAGATTTACTGCGAGTTTATGGGCAGCTTGGTGAATGCGCCCTATGCTGTGCAAGCGACGGCGTTGTGGGCCATTGAGTACGCCTACAATCAGGGCTGGCAACTGCCTGGACCGATGCCTGCTCCGTATACTGAATTTGCCGATCGCTGGGGCAATCCGGGGTTCACCGACTATGTGAAACTGTTGGCGAATCAGGCGGATACGGTTCTTGCGATCGCCCCGCCAGGGGAACAAGCAGCGGCAGAGACAGCTTTTCTGCGGGTGGCTGCGTTGGAAAAAGACTTTTGGCAGATGGCCTACAATGCCGCTGTGTAA
- a CDS encoding Gfo/Idh/MocA family protein, producing MTGETIGVAVIGTGFGQKIHIPGFQIHHRTGVVAVYHRDAEKAKAIATQHQIPHGCSSIEELLALPEVDAVSVATPPFLRKEMAIAALQAGKHVLLEKPTALTVEEAREIEAVAQQQQKVVGLDFEFRFVPAWQQLKAKLTEGYVGTPRLIKVDWMVPGRADPQRAWSWYARKDQGGGALGAFASHTFDYLAWLFGPVQRLSANLATAIPQRPDPQTGEMKPVDADDTCTLMLEMQDGTPCQVTISSVTYGGRGHWVEVYGDRGTLILGSDNLKDYVHGFKLWGAPAGEALAELPIPATLEFPQTYDDGRLAPFVRVVDHWVNCIDQERAIAPAIAEGIYSQLLMDLAHASHERGIWMSVKPL from the coding sequence ATGACTGGGGAAACGATTGGCGTGGCCGTCATTGGCACGGGATTTGGGCAGAAAATCCATATTCCAGGATTCCAGATTCACCATCGGACGGGGGTGGTGGCGGTTTATCATCGCGATGCCGAAAAAGCCAAGGCGATCGCCACCCAACACCAAATTCCCCACGGTTGCAGCTCCATCGAGGAATTACTAGCACTGCCAGAAGTGGATGCGGTGAGTGTGGCGACACCGCCGTTTTTGCGTAAAGAGATGGCGATCGCGGCCCTGCAAGCGGGCAAACACGTGCTGTTGGAAAAGCCCACGGCGCTGACTGTGGAAGAAGCCCGGGAAATTGAAGCCGTCGCCCAGCAACAGCAGAAAGTTGTGGGGCTGGATTTCGAGTTTCGCTTTGTCCCAGCGTGGCAACAGTTAAAAGCCAAGCTGACCGAAGGCTATGTGGGCACGCCCCGCTTGATCAAAGTGGACTGGATGGTGCCGGGTCGGGCTGATCCCCAACGAGCGTGGAGTTGGTATGCTCGCAAAGATCAGGGGGGCGGTGCTTTGGGCGCGTTTGCGTCGCACACGTTTGATTATCTGGCGTGGCTGTTTGGCCCGGTGCAGCGGCTCAGCGCCAATTTGGCGACAGCGATTCCGCAACGGCCTGATCCGCAAACGGGGGAAATGAAGCCCGTGGATGCCGACGATACCTGCACCCTGATGCTGGAAATGCAAGATGGCACGCCCTGTCAGGTCACGATCAGTTCCGTGACCTATGGCGGTCGGGGGCACTGGGTCGAGGTGTATGGCGATCGCGGCACCCTCATTCTCGGCAGCGACAATCTCAAAGACTATGTGCACGGGTTTAAGCTCTGGGGTGCCCCCGCTGGCGAGGCCCTGGCCGAACTGCCGATTCCCGCCACGCTGGAGTTTCCGCAAACCTATGACGATGGCCGCCTCGCTCCGTTTGTGCGGGTGGTCGATCATTGGGTGAACTGCATTGATCAGGAAAGGGCGATCGCCCCTGCGATCGCTGAGGGCATTTATTCACAACTGTTGATGGATCTGGCCCATGCCTCCCACGAGCGGGGCATTTGGATGTCGGTCAAGCCGTTGTAG
- the cysS gene encoding cysteine--tRNA ligase: protein MSLVLYNTLTRKKEPFETLESGKVKMYCCGVTVYDYSHLGHARCYITWDTVRRYLMWRGYDVHYVQNFTDIDDKILNRAKDEGSSMQTVAETYTQAYFEDMERLNVLEADEYTYATQTLDGIQRLISELEQKGYAYPANGDVYYAVRQFDGYGKLSGRKLEDMLAGAGGRVSTDTDIKRDPSDFALWKGAKAGEPFWESPWGPGRPGWHIECSAMIRDRLGDSIDIHMGGSDLVFPHHENEIAQSEAVTGHPLSRYWMHNGMVNVGGEKMSKSLGNFITIRQLLDSPDGPEPMAVRLFLLQGQYRKPVDFTDEAIAAATNGWHTLSEGLRFGPDYGAKLGWPDVDDPDFLNPAAMRIDRDSAPVQQFQTVMDDDFNTAGALAVLFELAKELRRAGNLITHTGSADTASDVLRQQWQTLVCLAAVLGLKAAPAEPVAAVDGLSDADVEALIEQRKAARAAKDFAESDRLRDELQAQGITLIDKPGGVTEWHR from the coding sequence ATGAGCCTCGTTCTCTACAACACGCTGACGCGAAAGAAAGAGCCCTTTGAAACCTTGGAATCCGGCAAGGTCAAGATGTACTGCTGTGGCGTGACGGTCTATGACTATTCCCACTTGGGCCATGCCCGCTGTTACATCACCTGGGACACCGTGCGGCGCTATCTGATGTGGCGGGGCTACGACGTGCACTATGTGCAAAATTTCACCGATATCGACGACAAAATTCTGAATCGGGCCAAGGACGAAGGCTCGTCGATGCAGACCGTGGCGGAGACCTACACCCAAGCCTACTTTGAGGATATGGAGCGGCTGAATGTGCTGGAGGCCGACGAATATACCTATGCCACCCAGACCTTGGATGGCATCCAGCGATTAATTTCTGAACTGGAACAAAAGGGGTACGCCTATCCGGCCAACGGCGATGTGTACTATGCGGTGCGCCAGTTTGACGGCTATGGCAAGCTCTCGGGGCGCAAGCTGGAAGATATGCTGGCTGGGGCAGGCGGGCGCGTGTCTACCGACACTGACATTAAGCGCGATCCGTCTGACTTTGCCCTGTGGAAGGGGGCGAAAGCGGGGGAACCGTTTTGGGAGTCGCCGTGGGGGCCGGGGCGTCCCGGTTGGCATATTGAATGCTCGGCCATGATTCGCGATCGCCTTGGCGACTCCATCGACATTCACATGGGCGGCAGCGACCTCGTCTTTCCCCACCACGAAAACGAAATTGCCCAGTCGGAAGCGGTGACGGGGCATCCCCTCTCGCGTTACTGGATGCATAACGGCATGGTGAACGTCGGCGGCGAAAAAATGTCGAAATCCCTCGGCAACTTCATCACCATTCGCCAATTGTTGGACTCGCCGGATGGGCCAGAGCCCATGGCGGTGCGCCTATTTTTGCTGCAAGGTCAGTACCGCAAGCCCGTGGACTTTACCGACGAAGCGATCGCCGCCGCCACCAACGGCTGGCACACCCTGTCAGAAGGATTGCGCTTTGGCCCTGACTATGGAGCCAAACTGGGCTGGCCCGATGTAGACGATCCCGATTTTCTGAATCCTGCCGCCATGCGCATCGATCGCGACAGCGCCCCGGTGCAGCAGTTCCAGACGGTCATGGACGACGACTTCAACACTGCTGGAGCTCTGGCAGTGCTGTTTGAGCTGGCGAAGGAACTGCGCCGCGCGGGCAATCTGATCACCCACACCGGAAGCGCCGACACCGCCAGCGATGTCCTGCGCCAACAGTGGCAAACCCTGGTGTGCCTGGCAGCGGTTTTGGGTCTGAAGGCCGCGCCTGCTGAGCCTGTGGCAGCCGTCGATGGACTCTCTGACGCTGACGTTGAGGCCCTGATTGAGCAGCGCAAAGCCGCCAGAGCCGCGAAAGATTTTGCCGAGAGCGATCGCCTCCGCGACGAACTCCAAGCCCAAGGCATCACCCTGATCGACAAACCCGGCGGCGTCACCGAATGGCATCGCTAA
- a CDS encoding geranylgeranyl reductase family protein, with product MYDCIIVGAGPSGGTAAYHLAKRGHSVLLIERASLPRYKPCGGGVSPQVAEWFDFDFSPVISQRVRHIRCTWEMEDAVEAEVPADEALWMVRRDEFDYFLVQQAQQQGAELWQATKAQGIEFVSDRWRVETSRGPVEGRYLIAADGGRGTLSRWLGLSPRPDKIAAAVEIEPRLPMPDQALLHLEFGMVPYGYLWNFPKADGYSIGGGVFAAYTKRRYDLRPLLTTYADQFGVQVAQEKAYGHPILIWDKHRTLHTQQALIAGEAARVVDPFTAEGIRPAIFSGMQAAVAVHAALGGDRDALPRYTETMQTEWGQEMVWAKRLAKLFYNVPKVAYQVAVKHPDAAPQLIKLFNGKQTYASITQRTVNRLSRGLLGRR from the coding sequence ATGTACGACTGCATCATTGTGGGAGCTGGCCCTAGCGGTGGCACGGCAGCTTATCACCTCGCGAAACGCGGCCACTCCGTGCTCCTCATCGAGCGAGCCAGCCTGCCCCGTTATAAGCCCTGCGGCGGTGGGGTTTCGCCTCAAGTGGCAGAATGGTTTGACTTTGATTTTTCCCCAGTCATTTCCCAGCGGGTGCGCCACATTCGCTGCACCTGGGAAATGGAGGATGCCGTGGAAGCCGAAGTCCCCGCTGACGAAGCGCTTTGGATGGTGCGACGTGACGAGTTTGACTATTTTTTGGTGCAGCAGGCCCAGCAGCAGGGAGCTGAACTATGGCAGGCCACGAAAGCTCAGGGCATCGAGTTTGTGAGCGATCGCTGGCGGGTCGAGACCTCTCGCGGTCCAGTCGAGGGGCGCTACCTGATTGCCGCTGATGGCGGCCGGGGCACCCTATCGCGCTGGCTGGGCCTGAGTCCGCGCCCTGACAAAATAGCCGCTGCCGTAGAAATCGAACCGCGCCTCCCCATGCCTGATCAAGCCTTACTGCATCTAGAGTTTGGCATGGTGCCCTATGGCTATCTCTGGAACTTTCCCAAAGCCGATGGCTACTCCATTGGGGGGGGCGTCTTTGCTGCCTACACGAAACGTCGGTACGACTTGCGACCCTTGCTCACGACCTACGCTGACCAATTTGGGGTGCAGGTTGCCCAAGAAAAAGCCTACGGGCATCCCATTTTGATTTGGGACAAACACCGTACCCTGCACACCCAACAGGCACTCATTGCCGGGGAAGCCGCCCGAGTGGTCGATCCCTTTACCGCCGAAGGGATTCGCCCTGCCATCTTTAGCGGGATGCAAGCCGCCGTCGCCGTTCACGCGGCATTGGGGGGCGATCGCGACGCTCTCCCGCGCTATACCGAGACCATGCAAACCGAGTGGGGGCAGGAAATGGTCTGGGCTAAACGCCTCGCCAAGCTGTTTTACAACGTCCCCAAGGTGGCTTATCAGGTGGCAGTAAAACACCCTGATGCCGCGCCACAACTTATTAAGCTGTTCAACGGCAAACAGACCTACGCTTCTATCACCCAGCGAACGGTCAATCGCCTGAGCCGAGGCTTATTGGGCCGCCGGTAA
- a CDS encoding cupin domain-containing protein, whose translation MPLPNPQVQNLFQLAAAAPAEEVFEPLLQHPAARIERIVSCGQTTPPGEWYDQNEDEWVVLLQGQATLAYEDGTTAELGPGDYVFLPAHCKHRVMATSQQPPCIWLAVHLPPAVS comes from the coding sequence ATGCCACTCCCTAACCCCCAGGTGCAGAATTTGTTTCAGCTCGCGGCAGCAGCGCCTGCCGAAGAAGTTTTTGAGCCGCTACTCCAGCACCCTGCCGCTCGGATTGAGCGCATTGTCTCGTGCGGCCAGACGACTCCGCCCGGCGAGTGGTACGACCAGAATGAGGATGAGTGGGTCGTGCTGCTGCAAGGTCAGGCGACGCTTGCCTATGAAGACGGCACGACGGCTGAACTGGGACCAGGAGACTACGTCTTTTTGCCCGCCCATTGCAAGCATCGAGTCATGGCCACTAGCCAACAGCCACCTTGTATTTGGCTAGCCGTTCATCTACCCCCAGCGGTGTCATGA
- a CDS encoding efflux RND transporter periplasmic adaptor subunit — protein sequence MAHDTDLRQSAQPEAAESPTDSKSSRWSWRSLDQRWWYLLAGLGLVGLGSWALRPSPQRVDLVTVERGSLEVSVEAEGRTRVRDRFVVSAPVDGRLTRIELLPGDAVTDNQVVARIDPLPLTSEVQQAQARMDEIRAQMAGVETLRPKEAALQQAQSRITAAQAEQQRATADLARAEASLQQAQRDMTRANELAAQGAISEQQRESAGLAATARQQDRNAAQQQVASAEAAIAAARDDLNILQAEQQDPDYLLDVYQAEMASAEAQLARLADEARRTDIVAPAAGQVLRVLEESARFVTAGTPLLEIGDAAQLEIVIDVLSSDAVKIQPGDRIHLNQWGGDDTLAAQVTYLEPSAFTKVSALGVEEQRVNVIANFTNPDVPLGDSFRVDTQIVIDENPDALIIPISALFPCEPGTCVFTVENNRARQTTVEIGLRNTFDAEVTDGLAVGDIVIAYPESVDGGDRVQPR from the coding sequence ATGGCTCACGATACTGATTTGCGGCAATCTGCCCAGCCAGAGGCAGCCGAGTCGCCAACCGACTCAAAGTCATCGCGCTGGTCTTGGCGATCGCTCGACCAGCGGTGGTGGTACTTGCTGGCGGGCTTAGGGCTAGTGGGGCTCGGTAGTTGGGCCTTACGCCCGAGTCCGCAGCGGGTCGACCTGGTCACGGTGGAGCGAGGCTCGCTAGAGGTGTCCGTAGAGGCCGAAGGTCGCACCCGCGTGCGCGATCGCTTCGTGGTGTCAGCGCCGGTGGATGGTCGCCTCACCCGCATTGAGCTGCTACCGGGCGATGCCGTCACCGACAATCAGGTCGTCGCCCGCATTGACCCGCTGCCCCTCACCAGCGAAGTGCAGCAAGCGCAAGCTCGCATGGATGAGATTCGCGCTCAAATGGCCGGGGTCGAAACGCTGCGCCCGAAGGAAGCCGCACTGCAACAGGCCCAAAGCCGCATTACGGCAGCCCAAGCCGAGCAGCAACGAGCCACCGCTGACCTCGCCCGCGCCGAGGCCAGTCTACAGCAGGCGCAACGGGACATGACTCGCGCCAACGAGTTAGCCGCCCAAGGCGCCATTTCCGAGCAGCAGCGAGAATCAGCGGGACTCGCGGCGACCGCCCGCCAGCAAGACCGCAATGCCGCCCAGCAGCAAGTAGCGAGTGCTGAGGCCGCGATCGCCGCCGCCCGCGACGACCTCAACATCCTCCAGGCCGAGCAACAAGACCCCGATTATTTGCTGGATGTGTATCAAGCGGAAATGGCCAGCGCCGAAGCCCAACTGGCCCGCTTGGCCGACGAGGCTCGCCGCACCGACATTGTGGCTCCCGCGGCGGGGCAAGTGCTGCGCGTGTTGGAAGAAAGTGCCCGCTTCGTCACTGCTGGAACGCCGCTGCTGGAAATCGGCGACGCGGCCCAATTGGAAATCGTGATCGATGTACTGTCCAGCGATGCGGTAAAAATTCAGCCGGGCGATCGCATTCACCTCAACCAGTGGGGCGGCGACGATACGCTGGCAGCTCAAGTGACCTATTTAGAACCCAGCGCTTTTACCAAAGTCTCCGCCCTCGGGGTCGAAGAGCAGCGCGTTAACGTTATCGCCAACTTCACCAACCCCGACGTGCCCCTGGGCGACAGCTTCCGCGTCGATACGCAAATCGTGATTGATGAGAATCCCGACGCCCTCATTATCCCCATCAGCGCCCTTTTTCCCTGCGAACCGGGCACCTGCGTCTTCACAGTAGAGAACAATCGCGCTCGACAAACAACCGTAGAAATCGGCCTGCGCAATACCTTTGACGCTGAAGTCACCGACGGGCTGGCCGTCGGCGATATCGTTATTGCGTACCCAGAGTCCGTGGATGGGGGCGATCGCGTCCAGCCCCGTTAA
- a CDS encoding YdcF family protein, translating to MTQPPSAQVRHGWRHQRWLGWALLLVLAIWGSSLATQLHRHARQPADAVLVLGGSIRREIVVADAVAQGNSLPVLISHGAKPPCTRLVFERVAAPIDQVWLETCAESTFDNYRYSLPTLKQWGVQHVVVVTSPTHLPRAEWLARILLSSHGIWVEMQLVEEIGIPANVEAPLKTMLDVGRSLAWAIISQVYRPACDSVFPLSSVDLAEWTARGFQCEHQADIQIPDTDSN from the coding sequence ATGACTCAACCTCCATCGGCTCAAGTGAGACACGGGTGGCGTCACCAGCGCTGGCTCGGGTGGGCGCTTCTTCTCGTTCTCGCTATCTGGGGCAGCAGCCTCGCGACCCAACTCCATCGCCATGCGCGTCAACCGGCAGATGCGGTGCTGGTGTTGGGAGGCAGCATTCGCCGCGAAATTGTCGTCGCTGATGCGGTGGCCCAAGGCAATTCGCTGCCAGTGCTGATTTCCCACGGGGCGAAACCTCCCTGCACACGGTTGGTGTTTGAACGGGTGGCGGCCCCCATTGATCAGGTGTGGTTGGAAACCTGTGCCGAATCGACTTTTGATAATTATCGCTACAGCTTGCCCACGTTAAAGCAATGGGGCGTACAGCATGTGGTGGTGGTGACTTCTCCCACGCACCTGCCCCGCGCCGAGTGGCTGGCCCGCATTTTGCTCAGCAGTCACGGCATCTGGGTCGAGATGCAACTGGTAGAAGAAATCGGCATCCCAGCCAATGTAGAAGCACCGCTCAAAACGATGCTAGATGTGGGGCGATCGCTCGCATGGGCCATCATCAGCCAGGTTTATCGTCCCGCTTGTGACAGCGTCTTTCCGCTCTCGTCTGTTGACCTGGCAGAATGGACCGCTCGCGGTTTCCAATGCGAGCACCAAGCCGATATTCAAATTCCGGACACAGACTCCAACTAG